The Anolis carolinensis isolate JA03-04 chromosome 1, rAnoCar3.1.pri, whole genome shotgun sequence genome window below encodes:
- the aplnr gene encoding apelin receptor, whose product MEFSNETDNLSVTEECDYAEWSSSKILIPSIYLLVFFLGTTGNGLVLWTIFWRSQEKRRSADTFIANLAVADLTFVVTLPLWATYAILEYHWSFGSFACKLSSYLVFVNMYASVFCLTGLSFDRYLAIVRPIANAKLRSKVSGLLVTMILWALAALLALPAMIFRSVGMLSGDHDKMTCFMDFSSVATSETEAAWEAGLGLSSTLMGFVVPFAIMLTCYFFIARTIAGHFRKEHSEGLRKRKRLLTIIIVLVATFALCWLPFHLVKTIYMLMDWEVMPLSCDVHAFLSNLHPYCSCLAYVNSCLNPFLYAFFDPRFRQACAAVLRCTSGHLAGTAGDKSASYSSGHSQNHPGKGLEPQREKSGPKTQETLLRG is encoded by the coding sequence ATGGAGTTCAGCAATGAAACCGACAACCTCTCAGTCACTGAGGAATGTGACTATGCCGAATGGAGTTCTTCAAAGATCCTGATTCCTTCCATCTACTTGCTTGTTTTCTTCCTAGGTACCACTGGCAATGGCCTGGTGCTATGGACCATTTTCTGGAGAAGCCAAGAGAAGCGGCGATCTGCAGATACATTCATTGCCAATTTGGCTGTGGCTGACCTGACTTTCGTGGTTACCTTGCCACTCTGGGCTACCTATGCCATCCTGGAATATCACTGGTCCTTTGGCTCTTTTGCCTGCAAACTCAGCAGCTACCTGGTCTTTGTCAACATGTATGCCAGTGTCTTCTGCCTCACGGGGCTTAGCTTTGACCGCTACTTGGCTATTGTTCGCCCCATTGCAAATGCCAAACTGAGGTCAAAGGTTAGTGGACTTTTAGTGACTATGATTCTCTGGGCCCTGGCAGCCCTTCTGGCTTTGCCAGCCATGATCTTCCGGAGTGTGGGAATGCTCAGTGGGGACCATGACAAAATGACCTGCTTCATGGATTTCTCCAGTGTGGCAACCAGTGAGACAGAGGCAGCCTGGGAAGCAGGACTTGGACTGTCCTCCACcctcatgggctttgtagttcCCTTTGCCATCATGCTAACCTGCTACTTCTTCATCGCCCGGACCATTGCCGGTCACTTCCGAAAGGAGCACAGCGAAGGGTTGAGGAAACGGAAGCGCTTGCTGACCATTATCATTGTCCTGGTGGCCACTTTTGCTTTATGTTGGCTGCCCTTCCATTTGGTGAAAACGATCTACATGCTGATGGACTGGGAGGTGATGCCTTTGTCTTGCGATGTCCATGCCTTTCTTAGCAACCTTCACCCATACTGCAGCTGTCTGGCTTATGTCAACAGCTGCCTCAACCCTTTCCTCTATGCCTTCTTTGATCCTCGCTTCCGACAGGCCTGTGCTGCTGTCCTCCGTTGCACCTCAGGGCACTTGGCAGGAACTGCGGGGGACAAGTCAGCCAGTTATTCCTCTGGGCATAGCCAGAACCACCCGGGGAAAGGACTGGAACCACAGCGGGAGAAATCGGGCCCCAAAACTCAGGAGACTTTGCTTCGTGGGTAA